One genomic window of Malaciobacter molluscorum LMG 25693 includes the following:
- a CDS encoding carbonic anhydrase — protein sequence MKELIKGNKRFREKKFPLLKENVEKLVKEGQKPEVLFIGCSDSRVTPDIMLDINPGDMFILRNVGNFVPPFKCDEDYHGSAAAIEYAVSVLNVKHIIVCGHSHCGACQSLYIDIPLEEQKVVHVKKWLELGYEAKKKTLSIIKNKDDKEKLYRLTEKISVTYQLKNLLTYPDVKRRLENGSLQIHGWYYKLEDGTIECYDQKEEKFKLLEECEDGK from the coding sequence ATGAAAGAGTTAATAAAGGGTAATAAAAGATTCAGAGAAAAGAAATTTCCTCTTTTAAAAGAAAATGTCGAAAAATTAGTAAAAGAGGGACAAAAACCTGAAGTATTATTTATTGGTTGTTCTGATAGTAGAGTTACTCCTGACATAATGCTTGATATTAATCCTGGAGATATGTTTATTTTAAGAAATGTTGGAAACTTTGTTCCTCCTTTTAAATGTGATGAAGATTATCATGGTAGTGCAGCTGCTATTGAATATGCAGTATCTGTTTTAAATGTAAAACATATCATTGTTTGTGGACATTCTCATTGTGGTGCTTGTCAAAGTTTATATATTGATATTCCATTAGAAGAACAAAAAGTTGTTCATGTAAAAAAATGGCTAGAATTAGGGTATGAAGCAAAGAAAAAAACACTAAGTATTATAAAAAATAAAGACGATAAAGAAAAACTATATAGATTGACAGAAAAAATTTCTGTAACTTATCAACTTAAAAATCTATTAACTTATCCAGATGTTAAAAGAAGACTAGAAAATGGTAGTTTACAAATCCATGGATGGTATTATAAACTAGAAGATGGTACTATAGAGTGTTACGACCAAAAAGAAGAAAAATTTAAATTATTGGAAGAGTGTGAAGATGGAAAATGA
- the mqnE gene encoding aminofutalosine synthase MqnE translates to MDIIEKLNNNERLEFEDAVKLYDLELFELAEYANKIREEKHGKKTYFNINRHINPTNVCKDVCQFCAYSASRKNPNQYTMTHEQILDVVEHSKQNEIKEVHIVSAHNPNTGLQWYLDIFKKIKEKYPSIHVKALTAAEVHFLATQYNLTHEDIINKMLEHGVDSMPGGGAEIFDEKVRKRICGGKVTSDQWLNIHRLWHKSGKTSNATMLFGHIESRENRIDHMLRLRKLQDETGGFNAFIPLVYQTKNNYLKVKKAITGQEILKTYAIARILLDNISNIKAYWATSTVKLALVAQEFGANDLDGTIEKESIQSAAGAQSAHGVQVQEFVDYIKNTGFTPVERDSVYNELKTW, encoded by the coding sequence ATGGACATAATAGAGAAATTAAATAATAATGAAAGATTAGAATTTGAAGATGCAGTAAAACTATATGATTTAGAACTTTTTGAACTTGCAGAGTATGCAAATAAAATAAGAGAAGAAAAACATGGTAAAAAAACATATTTTAATATCAATAGACATATAAATCCAACAAATGTATGTAAAGATGTATGCCAATTCTGTGCTTATAGTGCAAGCAGAAAAAATCCTAATCAATATACAATGACACATGAACAGATTTTAGATGTTGTTGAACACTCAAAACAAAATGAAATAAAAGAAGTACATATTGTATCAGCACATAATCCAAATACAGGATTGCAATGGTATTTAGATATATTCAAAAAAATAAAAGAAAAATATCCTTCAATTCATGTAAAAGCATTAACAGCAGCAGAAGTACATTTTCTAGCAACACAATATAATTTAACACATGAAGACATAATAAATAAAATGTTAGAGCATGGAGTTGATTCTATGCCAGGTGGAGGTGCTGAAATTTTTGATGAAAAAGTTAGAAAAAGAATCTGTGGTGGTAAAGTTACTTCAGATCAATGGCTTAATATTCATAGACTTTGGCATAAAAGTGGTAAAACAAGTAATGCAACTATGTTATTTGGACATATTGAATCAAGAGAAAATAGAATTGACCACATGTTAAGACTTAGAAAACTTCAAGATGAAACAGGTGGTTTTAATGCATTTATACCATTAGTTTATCAAACAAAAAACAATTATTTAAAAGTAAAAAAAGCTATTACTGGTCAAGAAATATTAAAAACTTATGCAATTGCTAGAATTTTATTAGATAATATCTCTAATATAAAAGCTTATTGGGCAACTTCAACTGTTAAATTAGCTTTAGTAGCACAAGAGTTTGGAGCAAATGACCTTGATGGAACTATTGAAAAAGAATCTATTCAAAGCGCAGCTGGTGCACAAAGTGCTCATGGAGTACAAGTTCAAGAGTTTGTAGATTATATTAAAAATACTGGATTTACACCAGTAGAAAGAGATTCTGTTTATAACGAATTAAAAACTTGGTAA